The region GAAGAGCTTTTGCAGGCCGTCGGTGGCGATCATCAGCGCGCGGATATCTTCGCGGCGGGCGCGCTCGTAGCGGCGCAGCAGCACCATGTCGCCGAAATCGCGGAACGCTTCCTTACCGGCGACCGTCTCGACGAGCGCCGCGACGTCGCGCAAACCGAGGTTCATGCCCTGGCCCGCCAACGGGTGAATCAGATGCGCGGCATCGCCGACCAGCGCGACGCGCGGCGCCACCAGTTTGTCGACGGTTTGCAGCGCGAGCGGGAAGCCTTGCGCGGGCGTCACGCACTCCAAAGCGCCGAACTGCTCGCCCGTCACGCGCTCGACTTCAGCCGCGAGTTGCGCCGGATCGAGTGCGAGCAGCTGCTCGGCGTGCTCGGTGCGCGCCGACCAGACCAGCGACACGTGGCCCGCCGGCATCGGCAGCAGCGCGATGATTTCGCCGTCCCTGAACCATTGGTAAGCGGTTTCGCCGTGCGGCTTGTCGGCCTTGAAATTCGCGACCACGCCGGTTTGCTTATAGTCGCGCCGGTTCATTTTCGAGCCGATCTGTGCGCGCACCCATGAATGCGCCCCGTCCGCACCGACCACCAGACCGGCCTCGAGCACATTGCCGTTGGCGAGACCGACGCTCGCGGCGTCGGCGGTAAAGTCGAGCGCCTGCGCGCGCGAGTCGATCGAGGCGAGATTCGGCTGGAAACGCAGCGCGGCATCCAGCGCGCGCTCGATCACCGACGACTCGACGATCCACGCCAGTTGCGGCACGGATGCCTGAAACGCGGAAAAATGGAGTTCGGCGTGTGCATCGCCGTAGACGCGCATGTCGTAGACGGGCCCGAGCTTTGACAGATCGAGTGCC is a window of Paraburkholderia phytofirmans OLGA172 DNA encoding:
- a CDS encoding UbiH/UbiF family hydroxylase — its product is MNAHHQTFDAAVIGGGLVGKTAALALTQGGLRVALLAQPCAALPPGASFDSRVYALSSSSQALLERLRVWQALDLSKLGPVYDMRVYGDAHAELHFSAFQASVPQLAWIVESSVIERALDAALRFQPNLASIDSRAQALDFTADAASVGLANGNVLEAGLVVGADGAHSWVRAQIGSKMNRRDYKQTGVVANFKADKPHGETAYQWFRDGEIIALLPMPAGHVSLVWSARTEHAEQLLALDPAQLAAEVERVTGEQFGALECVTPAQGFPLALQTVDKLVAPRVALVGDAAHLIHPLAGQGMNLGLRDVAALVETVAGKEAFRDFGDMVLLRRYERARREDIRALMIATDGLQKLFSAPGPFAKVLRNTGMAFVGAQPFIKRWLVSAALG